Proteins encoded together in one Drosophila gunungcola strain Sukarami chromosome 2R unlocalized genomic scaffold, Dgunungcola_SK_2 000013F, whole genome shotgun sequence window:
- the LOC128256237 gene encoding luciferin 4-monooxygenase, with amino-acid sequence MSCEVHYDAASRTWFGPRGKDFYGPEMTLGEVIMRVLQINADQVMQHCDPTSQELTGGQLAQQSARIAQAFKRLGLRRGDVVGISANNSTHLTSVVIAALLRGIPINPLHPEFTEDTVKYMYDITEPKLIFCDVENYHIIKSVNERLINPANIYLVNGQLEGVLDISVLLNDDECITAAAYVPCPKLHGDHTAFIVCSSGTTGMPKGVTRSHRSLLCNCKNPNTYTRDSVLLSFSPLYWISGTIILLASLLNGCRRIITNRPYSVEYLLQLVANHKVTFLFLASHQIALLSKHDSDLMELKAQLQSIRVLIGAGSKVCKAVSRRMYELIGNQRFIVGYGLSEMGGLSKNVGGPVGCEGKVMRNVQLRVLDKLKMPLGINEVGIVYARLRYKWEGYYRNPEATRRALSSDGMWFRTGDIGYLDSEGYLYIQTRDTDVFKFNNFQIYPEQIEEFILRLPGVSEACVFGIPDETSTNLTACAVVRTLGLEGERLTADHIRNIVERHLSGAYHIRGGVYFIDSLPKTPNDKLQRRKVLSLVQQLKVEAQ; translated from the exons ATGAGCTGCGAGGTGCACTACGATGCCGCTTCTCGGACCTGGTTTGGACCGCGGGGCAAGGACTTCTACGGTCCGGAGATGACCCTCGGCGAGGTCATCATGCGCGTGCTGCAGATCAACGCCGACCAGGTGATGCAGCACTGCGATCCCACGAGCCAGGAACTCACCGGCGGCCAGTTGGCGCAGCAGAGCGCCCGCATCGCCCAAGCCTTCAAGCGGTTGGGATTGCGGAGGGGCGATGTCGTCGGCATCTCGGCGAACAACTCCACCCATCTGACCAGCGTGGTCATCGCGGCTCTTCTCCGAGGCATCCCCATAAACCCACTGCATCCGGAGTTTACAGAGG ATACCGTCAAATATATGTACGACATCACCGAGCCGAAGCTTATCTTTTGCGATGTGGAGAACTACCATATAATAAAATCGGTCAATGAGAGATTGATAAATCCCGCTAATATTTATCTGGTCAATGGACAACTAGAAGGAGTGCTAGATATAAGCGTGCTGCTCAATGATGACGAATGCATCACAGCTGCCGC TTACGTGCCCTGTCCAAAACTGCATGGTGATCACACGGCATTTATTGTATGCTCCTCGGGAACTACGGGAATGCCCAAGGGTGTTACGCGCTCCCATCGCAGTTTACTATGCAATTGCAAAAA TCCAAACACCTACACCAGAGACAGCGTGCTGCTCTCGTTTAGTCCGCTCTACTGGATATCGGGAACCATAATTCTGCTGGCCTCCCTCCTCAACGGCTGTCGTCGCATCATCACCAATAGGCCTTACAGTGTGGAGTACCTCCTCCAACTGGTGGCTAATCACAAGGTGACCTTCCTGTTCCTGGCCTCCCACCAAATTGCCCTGCTCTCCAAACATGACAGCGATCTGATGGAGCTTAAGGCTCAGCTCCAATCGATTAGGGTTCTGATTGGAGCCGGATCCAAAGTGTGCAAGGCTGTGTCCCGACGAATGTACGAGCTGATTGGGAACCAGAGGTTCATCGTGGGTTACGGGCTCTCTGAGATGGGGGGACTGAGCAAAAACGTGGGCGGGCCGGTGGGCTGCGAGGGTAAGGTCATGCGAAATGTGCAGCTGCGCGTGCTGGACAAACTGAAAATGCCTCTGGGCATCAACGAGGTGGGCATCGTCTATGCCCGTTTGCGGTACAAGTGGGAGGGCTATTACCGAAATCCGGAGGCCACTAGGAGAGCCCTCAGCTCGGATGGCATGTGGTTTCGCACCGGGGACATTGGTTACCTTGACAGCGAAGGCTACTTGTACATCCAGACACGGGACACGGATGTCTTTAAGTTCAACAACTTCCAAATCTACCCCGAGCAGATCGAGGAATTCATCCTAAGGCTGCCCGGTGTGAGTGAGGCCTGCGTCTTCGGAATCCCCGACGAGACCTCTACCAATCTTACTGCCTGCGCTGTCGTTCGGACTCTGGGCCTGGAAGGTGAGCGCCTTACGGCAGACCACATCCGAAACATAGTAGAGCGCCACTTAAGTGGAGCTTACCACATTCGAGGGGGAGTCTACTTCATCGACAGTTTGCCAAAAACTCCCAACGACAAGCTGCAACGCAGAAAGGTCCTGAGCCTTGTCCAACAACTGAAAGTTGAAGCCcaataa
- the LOC128256239 gene encoding luciferin 4-monooxygenase, with protein sequence MAATKYDSFEKIWSGPKDKEYYGPDMTLGEVALIILRLYSDKVMQVFDPTGEELTGGQLLEQSRRLAHAFQRLKLQRGDVVGISAKNTTYLTEVVIAALLSGTPINPLHPDFDPETTAYVYEITKPKVIFCDLDNYQTLSAVKSSLKFKTEIILLTGTLPGVRNIQDLLADGGTGYDEKTLFACPHLSGDDTAFIITSSGVTGLPKSVTRSHRSLLNSAKIPQLFTSETVLFCISPLYWISCIFTLLASLVNGCRRIITNRPYSVEYFADLVERHQVSFVLTVPHHMALLAKSPERQELAAKMQSVQSLVCSGSKVPLGIWRQLYELLGADRFAVLYGLTEFGGISKNVGGPLGSEGRLLRNVQVRLVDGHGQSLGPNQTGQILVRLNLRWGGYYHNPQETQVTVTPDGKWLLTGDQGYFDDDGCLHYQTRDMDVFKYNNFPIYPKQIEDVVLHLPGVREAAVFGIPDEVSTNLTACAVVRDVNELGEQVTDAAVKAIVEQHLSEAFHLRGGVFFVDDLPKTQNNKVQRRRIWPELSEATTHL encoded by the exons ATGGCGGCCACCAAGTACGACAGTTTCGAGAAGATATGGTCGGGCCCGAAGGACAAGGAGTACTATGGTCCGGATATGACACTCGGCGAAGTGGCCCTGATCATTTTGCGTCTCTACTCGGACAAAGTGATGCAGGTGTTCGATCCCACGGGCGAGGAGCTAACAGGTGGTCAGTTGTTGGAGCAAAGCCGACGTTTGGCCCACGCCTTTCAGCGCCTGAAGTTGCAACGCGGCGATGTGGTCGGCATTTCGGCCAAGAACACCACCTATCTCACTGAAGTGGTCATCGCAGCTCTGCTCAGTGGAACACCCATCAACCCATTGCATCCTGACTTTGACCCTG AAACCACTGCCTATGTGTACGAGATCACAAAGCCTAAGGTGATATTCTGTGACCTGGACAACTACCAGACCTTGAGCGCGGTTAAAAGCAGTCTCAAGTTCAAAACGGAGATCATCCTGCTCACTGGAACGCTGCCCGGAGTGCGCAACATTCAGGATCTGCTGGCAGATGGCGGTACTGGATACGACGAGAAAACACT CTTTGCCTGCCCGCACTTGAGTGGCGATGATACGGCTTTCATCATCACCTCCTCGGGCGTAACCGGTTTGCCCAAAAGCGTAACCCGTTCGCATCGCAGTCTCCTGAACAGCGCCAAAAT CCCTCAGCTGTTCACCTCGGAGACGGTGCTGTTCTGCATCAGTCCGCTCTACTGGATTAGCTGCATCTTCACCCTGCTCGCATCACTGGTCAATGGATGTCGCCGGATCATTACCAATCGTCCCTATAGTGTGGAATACTTTGCGGACCTGGTGGAGCGACACCAGGTGAGCTTCGTGCTCACAGTGCCCCACCACATGGCCCTGTTGGCCAAAAGTCCGGAGCGACAGGAGCTGGCTGCCAAGATGCAATCCGTGCAGTCCCTTGTGTGCAGTGGCTCGAAGGTTCCTCTGGGCATCTGGCGGCAGTTGTACGAACTACTGGGTGCCGACAGGTTTGCCGTGCTCTACGGTCTCACCGAGTTCGGAGGTATCTCCAAGAATGTGGGAGGTCCGTTGGGCAGTGAGGGCAGGCTGCTGCGAAATGTCCAGGTGCGACTGGTGGATGGACACGGTCAGTCCTTGGGTCCCAACCAGACGGGTCAGATCCTCGTGAGACTCAACCTGCGCTGGGGCGGCTACTATCACAACCCACAGGAAACCCAGGTGACAGTTACGCCCGACGGAAAGTGGCTGCTCACCGGGGACCAGGGGTACTTCGACGACGACGGATGCCTCCACTATCAGACCCGTGACATGGATGTCTTCAAATATAACAACTTTCCCATTTACCCCAAGCAAATCGAGGACGTAGTTCTCCACCTGCCAGGAGTCCGTGAGGCGGCTGTCTTCGGGATTCCCGACGAGGTTTCCACCAATCTCACAGCTTGTGCTGTGGTCCGGGATGTAAATGAGCTGGGTGAGCAGGTGACCGATGCGGCGGTCAAGGCAATTGTGGAGCAACACCTGAGCGAAGCGTTCCACCTCCGTGGTGGAGTGTTCTTCGTGGACGATCTCCCGAAGACGCAGAACAACAAAGTGCAGCGCAGGAGAATCTGGCCGGAGTTGAGTGAGGCAACCACCCATCTGTGA
- the LOC128256142 gene encoding carbonic anhydrase 4, with product SKFPTSWPCFQPYLTKRTSSSNADSKIDYICVKFMNLFGQLMDLAEDSSIIMMLVSCTMAVAFILNIRAGSTIFRNVVKAVENMRLKSRLDRQPSPINIANEVIKRQLKLPLSWTNYKDLPMAVVLENNGSTAILRIYTAPNLLPHLSGADLGGSYHFVEAIFKWGILRSEHSIGRERFCLEMQALHRCPQKKGTSEYLTISYLFVLTPFKNEPLTQIVDHLKWILRPGSSIELPPFDLGSLLRPFAGGHYIYHGTYDNGEVVLPTIWLIDSQITGVNSHQMAQFEVLRRKDGSRIWSNVREPQPLGSRTVLFHY from the exons AGTAAGTTCCCAACTTCCTGGCCCTGCTTTCAACCG TATTTGACCAAACGTACCTCGTCGAGCAATGCTGATTCGAAGATTGACTACATCTGTGTAAAGTTCATGAACTTGTTCGGCCAACTGATGGATCTGGCTGAGGACTCGTCGATAATTATGATGCTGGTTAGCTGCACAATGGCCGTGGCTTTTATTCTGAATATTCGAGCGGGAAGCACTATCTTTCGGAATGTGGTCAAAGCGGTGGAAAACATGAGACTCAAATCGAGGCTAGACCGCCAGCCCTCACCCATTAACATTGCGAACGAGGTTATCAAGAGGCAGCTGAAGTTGCCCTTGAGTTGGACAAACTACAAGGATCTTCCTATGGCGGTGGTTCTCGAAAACAATGGAAGTACGGCGATCCTGCGGATTTACACTGCTCCCAACTTGTTGCCCCACCTAAGTGGAGCCGATTTGGGCGGTAGCTACCACTTTGTGGAGGCAATATTTAAGTGGGGCATCCTGCGATCCGAGCATTCCATAGGGCGGGAGAGGTTCTGCCTGGAGATGCAGGCGCTGCATCGATGTCCCCAGAAAAAGGGAACCAGTGAATATTTGACAATATCATACCTATTCGTGCTGACTCCCTTTAAAAACGAACCACTCACGCAGATCGTCGATCACCTCAAGTGGATCCTGCGGCCAGGATCTTCGATTGAACTGCCGCCCTTCGATTTGGGGTCACTGCTTCGTCCTTTCGCCGGAGGTCACTACATTTACCACGGCACCTACGACAACGGAGAGGTGGTGCTGCCCACCATCTGGCTGATCGACTCCCAGATCACTGGGGTCAACTCCCACCAGATGGCCCAGTTTGAGGTCCTGCGCCGAAAGGATGGCAGCAGGATCTGGAGCAACGTACGAGAGCCACAGCCGCTGGGCAGCCGAACTGTGCTCTTCCATTACTGA